In one Umezawaea sp. Da 62-37 genomic region, the following are encoded:
- a CDS encoding STAS domain-containing protein, whose amino-acid sequence MNVWTRVATLSDRRAVVVWMWGEVDHVTIDSFRWAVDQGFIAAAASRPTRPTPGTPMPVPVEVLVLDLTGIRFFGSLGLMALLQTRERATENGLRLVVAVPDRHLIRGITRMTEVDHDVELAESVDQALAAPSYGRHSKSGPG is encoded by the coding sequence ATGAACGTGTGGACGCGAGTCGCGACGTTGTCGGACCGTCGCGCGGTGGTGGTGTGGATGTGGGGCGAGGTCGACCACGTCACGATCGACTCCTTCAGGTGGGCGGTCGACCAGGGTTTCATCGCGGCTGCGGCTTCCCGACCCACCCGACCTACTCCCGGTACCCCCATGCCCGTACCGGTCGAAGTGCTGGTGCTGGACTTGACGGGGATCAGGTTCTTCGGCTCGCTCGGGCTGATGGCGTTGCTGCAGACCCGCGAGCGAGCCACCGAGAACGGGTTGAGGCTGGTCGTCGCGGTCCCGGACCGCCACCTGATCAGAGGGATCACGCGGATGACCGAGGTCGACCACGACGTCGAACTGGCCGAATCGGTCGACCAGGCACTCGCCGCCCCGTCCTACGGGCGGCATAGCAAATCAGGTCCCGGATGA
- a CDS encoding acyltransferase domain-containing protein codes for MDLNGTAARLGVPVEEVDRVHRLAGELPSAPLPAKADAPAILDRLAVRPDDAAEVLEGWPDPDSPLWTPELRWLLDRSTALVRADLGGHGRLSPGPELPRERGPAWRHLYVYAYLALIDVVTGYHSDHGITDAVSWTTLADLGRNLAVDRRMHREGWPVMQSWLTLHARGGVYELGRLQHQRGGTTIGLHIPESGPLTPEAVAASLDEARAFFPRHFPDEHYTAFSCGSWLLDPQLLEYLPEGSNIVRFQQRFELEPHEEPEGSDADVEALRFVFRSLTTPLDRLPRRTVLQRAIVDHLKAGRHWHWRSGRFPI; via the coding sequence GTGGATCTGAACGGCACCGCCGCCCGGCTCGGAGTACCCGTCGAAGAGGTCGACCGCGTGCACCGGCTCGCCGGTGAACTGCCGTCGGCTCCGCTGCCCGCCAAGGCCGACGCGCCCGCGATCCTCGACCGGCTCGCGGTGCGACCGGACGACGCCGCCGAGGTCCTGGAAGGCTGGCCCGACCCGGACTCTCCATTGTGGACTCCGGAGCTGCGCTGGCTGCTCGACCGCTCGACCGCCCTGGTCCGCGCCGACCTCGGCGGCCACGGACGGCTGTCGCCCGGTCCGGAGCTGCCGCGCGAACGCGGCCCCGCCTGGCGGCACCTCTACGTGTACGCGTACCTGGCTCTGATCGACGTCGTCACGGGGTACCACAGCGACCACGGCATCACCGATGCCGTGTCGTGGACGACCCTCGCCGACCTGGGCCGCAACCTCGCGGTCGACAGGCGGATGCACCGCGAGGGCTGGCCGGTCATGCAGAGCTGGCTGACGCTGCACGCGCGCGGCGGTGTCTACGAACTCGGCCGACTCCAGCACCAGCGCGGGGGCACGACCATCGGCCTGCACATCCCCGAGTCTGGGCCGTTGACCCCGGAGGCGGTCGCGGCGTCGCTAGACGAGGCCCGCGCGTTCTTCCCGCGCCACTTCCCCGACGAGCACTACACGGCGTTCTCCTGCGGCTCGTGGTTGCTCGACCCGCAACTGCTGGAGTACCTGCCAGAGGGCTCCAACATCGTCCGGTTCCAGCAGAGGTTCGAGCTGGAGCCCCACGAGGAGCCGGAAGGGTCGGACGCCGACGTCGAGGCACTGCGGTTCGTGTTCCGCTCCTTGACCACGCCGCTCGACCGGCTGCCGCGCCGCACCGTGCTCCAGCGCGCGATCGTCGACCACCTGAAGGCCGGCCGCCACTGGCACTGGCGCAGCGGCCGCTTCCCGATCTGA
- a CDS encoding RICIN domain-containing protein has protein sequence MVNGRCLDVPNGATAAGTPLQIWDCNGLPPQHWLHRPDGTLLNPLSGRCLDSPNGATANGTRLRLWDCNGSPVQRLTPA, from the coding sequence GTGGTCAACGGCCGCTGCCTCGACGTCCCCAACGGCGCGACCGCCGCCGGAACCCCGTTGCAGATCTGGGACTGCAACGGGCTGCCGCCGCAGCACTGGCTGCACCGCCCGGACGGCACCCTGCTCAACCCGCTGTCCGGCCGCTGCCTGGACTCACCGAACGGCGCGACCGCCAACGGCACCCGGCTGCGGCTCTGGGACTGCAACGGCTCCCCCGTGCAACGCCTCACCCCTGCCTGA
- a CDS encoding alpha/beta fold hydrolase — MNENNALTPFRVDIPQMDVDDLRDRLARTRWPIPVPGRDDRADFSRGIPLVYLKELAEYWRDGFDWRAQEEKLNEHEQFTTIVDGQTFHVVHVRSANPKATPLILNHGWPGSFVDYQRLIPLLADEFHLVIPALPGFGFSTPLSGTGWELARTTEAYAEIMTRLGYERFAAHGTDVGAGTTARLAAIYPERVIGTHTGCDPRLLGFLGDKFPFPEGLSDDEVAQIEAVRVEDAADHGYLLMQDHRPDTIGAALTDSPVGQLAWIAEKFRTRTGGGYRTPDETVDRDQLLTNISLYWFTRSGASSAQFYYESEHSGLDLVMGSGVPSGWAVFDTHPLVRRAMDPWKAVGHWSEFTEGGHFPAMEEPKLLADDIRAFFRGIS, encoded by the coding sequence ATGAACGAGAACAACGCACTCACACCGTTCCGCGTCGACATCCCGCAGATGGACGTCGACGACCTGCGCGACCGGCTGGCACGCACGCGCTGGCCGATTCCCGTACCGGGCCGGGACGATCGCGCCGACTTCAGCCGAGGCATCCCGTTGGTGTACCTGAAGGAGCTCGCCGAGTACTGGCGCGACGGATTCGACTGGCGTGCGCAGGAGGAGAAGCTCAACGAGCACGAACAGTTCACGACGATCGTCGACGGCCAGACGTTCCACGTCGTCCACGTCCGATCGGCGAATCCGAAGGCCACCCCGTTGATCCTGAACCACGGCTGGCCGGGATCGTTCGTCGACTACCAGCGACTCATCCCGCTGCTGGCCGACGAGTTCCACCTGGTCATCCCGGCGCTGCCCGGCTTCGGGTTCTCCACTCCGCTGTCGGGGACCGGCTGGGAGCTGGCGCGGACGACGGAGGCCTACGCCGAGATCATGACGCGTCTGGGCTACGAGAGGTTTGCCGCCCACGGCACCGACGTCGGTGCGGGCACTACCGCCCGCCTCGCGGCGATCTACCCGGAGCGCGTCATCGGCACGCACACCGGCTGCGATCCCCGGTTGCTCGGGTTTCTCGGCGACAAGTTCCCCTTCCCCGAGGGCCTGTCCGATGACGAGGTCGCCCAGATCGAGGCAGTGCGCGTCGAGGACGCGGCCGATCACGGGTATCTCCTGATGCAGGACCACCGTCCCGACACGATCGGCGCGGCGCTCACCGACTCGCCGGTCGGTCAGCTCGCGTGGATCGCCGAGAAGTTCAGGACCAGGACCGGTGGCGGCTACCGGACGCCGGACGAGACGGTCGACCGCGACCAGCTCCTCACGAACATCAGCCTGTACTGGTTCACGCGCAGCGGTGCGTCGAGCGCGCAGTTCTACTACGAGTCCGAGCATTCCGGACTCGATCTGGTCATGGGCTCCGGCGTGCCGTCCGGGTGGGCGGTGTTCGACACCCATCCGCTTGTGCGCCGTGCGATGGACCCGTGGAAGGCGGTCGGCCACTGGAGCGAGTTCACCGAGGGCGGCCACTTCCCCGCGATGGAGGAGCCGAAGCTGCTCGCGGACGACATCCGCGCATTCTTCCGCGGCATTTCCTGA
- a CDS encoding helix-turn-helix transcriptional regulator, with protein sequence MLETSARLLELLSLLQLKRDWTSSELANRLDVSTRTVRADIGKLRSLGYPVNARPGVSGGYRLAAGTAMPPLLLDDDEAVAVAVGLGAVATQGLGVEETSLTALAKLEQVLPSRLRRRVESVREAMSVVPGAGPSLDLSVLGAVAAAIRGHEQLRFGYTKPGGDEESRHTEPQRLVSWGTLWYLLAWDLDRDDWRIFRVDRMVTPAPTGARFRPRAIPGDSVVEYVVGRISKGTSKYRARVLVHAPADTVTTKIHIPVGIEVVDESTCHVELGFDDPDRVALWMAQLDFDIEVIDGDELAVAFDRLATRFRRAADGIST encoded by the coding sequence ATGTTGGAGACCTCGGCCCGCCTGCTCGAACTGCTGTCGCTGCTCCAGCTCAAGCGCGACTGGACGAGCTCCGAACTCGCCAACCGGCTCGATGTGAGCACGAGGACCGTGCGCGCCGACATCGGCAAGCTGCGATCGCTCGGGTATCCCGTGAACGCGCGTCCCGGCGTCTCGGGCGGGTACCGGCTGGCCGCCGGGACGGCGATGCCCCCACTGCTGCTCGACGACGACGAGGCCGTCGCCGTCGCCGTCGGACTGGGCGCGGTCGCGACCCAAGGTCTCGGAGTCGAGGAAACATCGCTCACCGCGCTCGCGAAGCTGGAGCAGGTGCTCCCCTCGCGTCTGCGTCGGCGCGTGGAGTCGGTGCGCGAGGCGATGAGCGTTGTTCCAGGAGCTGGGCCGTCGCTCGATCTCTCGGTTCTCGGCGCGGTCGCCGCCGCGATCCGCGGCCACGAACAGCTCCGGTTCGGGTACACGAAGCCTGGGGGCGACGAAGAGTCGCGCCACACCGAACCGCAACGGTTGGTGAGCTGGGGAACGCTCTGGTACCTGCTCGCGTGGGACCTCGACCGCGACGACTGGCGGATCTTCCGTGTCGACCGCATGGTCACACCCGCGCCGACGGGTGCGCGGTTCCGACCGCGTGCGATCCCAGGGGACAGCGTCGTCGAGTACGTTGTCGGACGCATCAGCAAAGGGACCTCGAAGTACCGCGCTCGTGTACTCGTGCACGCTCCCGCCGACACGGTCACCACGAAGATCCACATCCCTGTCGGCATCGAAGTGGTCGATGAGTCCACGTGCCATGTCGAACTGGGTTTCGACGACCCAGACCGGGTCGCGCTGTGGATGGCGCAGCTCGACTTCGACATCGAGGTGATCGACGGAGACGAACTCGCGGTGGCGTTCGACCGTCTCGCGACGAGGTTTCGCCGCGCGGCGGATGGTATATCCACGTGA
- a CDS encoding fumarylacetoacetate hydrolase family protein — protein MTLNQLADRVVLADPAAVLVGRVFDPEADGPCLVVRRGDELVDITPYGPTSADLLARSDVLDVARRAEGRTWNLREVVHSTMSGGRGSAYLLAPCDLQVIKAAGVTFASSMIERVIEEQVAGDAARADGIRASLHDIVGTALAVTPGSPEAAEVKRALVEQGLWSQYLEVGIGPDPEIFTKAPVLSAVGVGADVGVLSGSSWNNPEPELVLVADPDGNAVGATLGNDVNLRDYEGRSALLLGKAKDNNASCAIGPFIRLFDEGFGLADVAKTTITTRVTGEDGFEADHVGRLADISRPLPELLAATCGRHHQYPDGFVLFTGTSFAPAMDRGEQGMGFTHHDGDIVAIESPHLGLLANTVVKSEDAAPWTSGVRSLMRNLAARGLLGAPGGAR, from the coding sequence GTGACTCTCAACCAGTTGGCGGACCGGGTGGTTCTCGCGGATCCGGCCGCGGTGCTCGTCGGAAGGGTCTTCGACCCCGAGGCGGACGGGCCGTGCCTGGTCGTCAGACGTGGTGACGAACTCGTCGACATCACCCCGTACGGGCCGACCTCCGCCGATCTCCTGGCCCGGTCGGACGTCCTGGATGTCGCCCGCCGTGCGGAGGGGCGGACCTGGAACCTCCGCGAAGTCGTCCACTCGACCATGTCCGGTGGCCGGGGGAGTGCGTACCTGCTCGCTCCCTGCGACCTCCAGGTGATCAAGGCGGCGGGGGTGACCTTCGCCAGCAGCATGATCGAGCGGGTCATCGAGGAACAGGTCGCGGGGGACGCCGCGCGGGCGGACGGCATCCGCGCGTCCCTGCACGACATCGTGGGCACGGCCCTCGCCGTCACGCCCGGCAGCCCCGAAGCCGCGGAGGTCAAGCGGGCGCTGGTCGAGCAGGGGCTGTGGTCGCAGTACCTCGAAGTCGGCATCGGACCCGATCCGGAGATCTTCACCAAGGCCCCCGTCCTGTCGGCGGTGGGGGTCGGCGCGGATGTCGGCGTCCTGTCGGGATCCTCCTGGAACAACCCCGAGCCCGAACTGGTCCTCGTCGCGGACCCGGACGGCAACGCGGTCGGCGCGACCCTCGGGAACGACGTGAACCTGCGCGACTACGAAGGGCGCAGCGCGCTGCTGCTGGGCAAGGCGAAGGACAACAACGCCTCCTGCGCGATCGGTCCGTTCATCCGCCTGTTCGACGAGGGTTTCGGCCTCGCGGATGTCGCGAAGACGACCATCACGACCCGCGTCACCGGCGAGGACGGGTTCGAGGCCGACCACGTGGGACGCCTCGCGGACATCAGCCGCCCGCTTCCCGAACTGTTGGCGGCTACCTGCGGGCGCCACCACCAGTACCCCGACGGGTTCGTGCTGTTCACCGGGACCTCGTTCGCCCCGGCGATGGACCGGGGGGAACAGGGCATGGGCTTCACCCACCACGACGGCGACATCGTCGCCATCGAGTCCCCCCACCTCGGTCTGTTGGCGAACACGGTGGTCAAGAGCGAGGACGCCGCGCCCTGGACGTCCGGGGTCAGGTCGCTCATGCGGAACCTGGCCGCACGCGGACTCCTCGGTGCTCCGGGCGGTGCCCGATAA
- a CDS encoding GNAT family N-acetyltransferase, with protein MTELGPDAWPPAPIRTERLVLRESEARDRAALIELFASPEVGAYVGGARPRDELERTVPEVPGRRPGFFVVDLDAAMIGMITFGRRDAEHPGPARPDAGEAWLGYLFLPEAWGRGYATEACAAALGWFADTLPGEPVVLCTQAANDRAMRLAAKLGFTEVERFEAFGAEQWFGEWSSITPSG; from the coding sequence GTGACTGAGCTTGGACCTGATGCCTGGCCACCTGCCCCGATCAGGACCGAGCGGCTCGTGCTCCGCGAGTCCGAGGCCCGGGATCGTGCGGCGCTCATCGAGTTGTTCGCCTCCCCGGAGGTGGGCGCCTACGTCGGTGGTGCTCGACCGCGTGACGAGCTTGAGCGCACGGTTCCTGAGGTCCCCGGTCGGCGCCCTGGCTTCTTCGTGGTCGATCTCGACGCAGCGATGATCGGCATGATCACGTTCGGTCGGCGCGACGCGGAGCATCCGGGTCCCGCCCGCCCGGATGCTGGGGAGGCCTGGCTCGGCTACCTGTTCCTGCCGGAGGCGTGGGGGCGCGGGTACGCCACCGAGGCGTGCGCGGCGGCGCTCGGCTGGTTCGCCGACACGCTTCCCGGCGAGCCGGTGGTGCTCTGCACCCAGGCTGCCAACGACCGCGCGATGCGCCTCGCCGCGAAGTTGGGGTTCACCGAGGTGGAGAGGTTCGAGGCGTTCGGTGCCGAGCAGTGGTTCGGCGAGTGGTCCTCGATCACGCCGTCCGGTTGA
- a CDS encoding ABC-F family ATP-binding cassette domain-containing protein: MPESALIAHDLVRVLGGRRVLDGLSLTAAPGQRVGLIGENGVGKSTLLRLLAGVDLPDRGSVERPEDLGHLDQEMPYDPRLPVSAVLDDALAEAREDLAELDRLAGLLDDEQHLAEYADRLELAQRRESWDADRRAESVLFGLGLGGVGHDRLLGTLSGGQRSRLSLAALLVRRPSALVLDEPTNHLDDAGAAFLEARLRELPGVVVVASHDRTFLDAVCTELIDLDPAVDWPTRFGGGYSDYLAWKRAERNRWLERHADEQERLTALRDTLGVTAGRSIPGRVKSDNEKMGYGNAAGRAQAQIARRVRSTTRKLDDLERRQVDAPPRPLRFHPDAVAEQAPDEVLVALREVRVPGRLTVDRLDVTATERLLVTGPNGAGKSTLLAVLAGKLDAAGVVRAQGLRVGMLSQDTAFKRPERTAREAYDAVLGPARAEAVPLDSLGLLDSWDADKPVATLSVGQRRRLNLALLVARTPQLLLLDEPTNHLSPVLCDELEEAMGAGPGAIVIASHDRRLRARWQGAELRLDP, from the coding sequence ATGCCTGAGTCCGCGCTGATCGCCCACGACCTGGTGCGCGTCCTGGGTGGCCGCCGGGTGCTCGACGGCCTGTCGCTCACCGCCGCCCCCGGCCAGCGCGTCGGCCTGATCGGCGAGAACGGTGTGGGCAAGTCGACGTTGCTGCGGCTGCTGGCGGGGGTCGACCTGCCCGACCGCGGCAGTGTCGAACGTCCGGAGGACCTCGGTCACCTGGACCAGGAGATGCCGTACGACCCGAGGCTCCCGGTCTCCGCGGTGCTGGACGACGCTTTGGCCGAGGCGCGTGAAGACCTCGCCGAACTCGACCGGCTGGCCGGTCTGCTCGACGACGAGCAGCACCTCGCCGAGTACGCCGATCGGCTGGAACTGGCTCAGCGCAGGGAATCCTGGGATGCCGACCGGCGCGCGGAGAGCGTCCTGTTCGGACTGGGGCTCGGCGGTGTCGGGCACGACCGGCTCCTCGGAACGCTGTCCGGTGGGCAGCGTTCGCGGTTGTCGTTGGCGGCGTTGCTCGTCCGGCGGCCGTCGGCGCTGGTGCTCGACGAGCCGACCAACCACCTCGACGACGCGGGCGCGGCCTTCCTGGAGGCGCGGCTGCGTGAACTGCCCGGTGTCGTCGTGGTCGCGAGCCACGACCGGACGTTCCTCGACGCCGTGTGCACCGAACTGATCGACCTCGATCCCGCCGTCGACTGGCCGACGAGGTTCGGCGGCGGTTACAGCGACTACCTGGCGTGGAAGCGCGCCGAGCGGAACCGGTGGCTCGAGCGGCACGCCGACGAGCAGGAGCGGCTGACCGCGTTGCGGGACACCCTCGGCGTGACCGCGGGCCGGTCCATTCCGGGCCGGGTGAAGAGCGACAACGAGAAGATGGGCTACGGGAACGCCGCGGGCCGGGCGCAGGCCCAGATCGCGCGCCGCGTCCGCAGCACCACCCGCAAGCTGGACGACCTGGAGCGCCGCCAGGTCGACGCTCCCCCGCGGCCGCTCCGGTTCCACCCGGACGCCGTCGCCGAGCAGGCTCCGGACGAGGTCCTGGTGGCGTTGCGGGAGGTGCGCGTGCCGGGCAGGCTCACCGTGGACCGCCTTGACGTCACCGCGACCGAACGGCTGCTGGTCACCGGGCCGAACGGCGCGGGCAAGTCCACGCTGCTGGCCGTGCTCGCGGGGAAGCTCGACGCGGCAGGCGTGGTTCGCGCGCAGGGCCTGCGGGTGGGGATGCTGAGCCAGGACACCGCGTTCAAACGGCCCGAGCGCACCGCTCGCGAGGCTTACGACGCCGTGCTCGGCCCGGCGCGGGCCGAGGCCGTTCCGCTCGACTCGTTGGGCCTGCTGGACTCGTGGGACGCGGACAAGCCGGTCGCGACGCTGTCGGTGGGCCAACGCCGGCGCCTCAACCTGGCCCTGCTCGTGGCGCGCACCCCGCAACTCCTGCTGCTCGACGAACCCACCAACCACCTGTCCCCCGTGCTGTGCGACGAGCTGGAGGAGGCCATGGGCGCGGGCCCCGGCGCGATCGTCATCGCCAGCCACGACCGCCGGCTCCGCGCCCGCTGGCAAGGCGCCGAGCTCCGCCTCGACCCGTAA
- a CDS encoding alpha-hydroxy-acid oxidizing protein produces the protein MTLAENTPLRAPHPRPDAVLRLACFPHAGAAADAFAPLARALPDDVEVLTFQYPGRRERRSEPCAADITDLAQEAARFLAPFTDRPLSLLGHSMGALVAFETTRLLEQRGAVARLFVSAARPPSEDWGEQDLDTLSDTDLVAELRRLGGVPEALLREEDVVEEILRLLRADHRALRRYECPPDGVVKAPITVLLADADPKNTLAQTRGWARHTTRGCDTEVLSGGHFALTGRDPAVAGLLSDRLRDRKSTPADLVREIYLGGAPALTTDLTALEERARAVMTPTAIGYVLGDAGTGETGRLNRRAYARWQLVPRMLRGAARRDLSVTLLGQRLPSPVLLAPIAAQTVVHPDGELATVRAAAAVGVPFVLSTGSSHSLEDVAAVAGPGPRWFQLYWPSDRAVAASLVRRAEASGYSAIVLTVDAPAFGYRPTDLDQGYLPFLRGHGIANFTSDPAFRAGMPADGGVLQHWARVFANPTLDWDDLPWLRTATSLPILLKGVLHPADARRALDLGAVDGVVVSNHGGRQLDGTVAALDVLPAIRAAVAPDVPVLVDSGIRTGSDVLKALALGANAILYGRPYLHGLTLDGEAGVAHVLRCLLADLDLAMALTGCPSTADITRDLLLPRSEGT, from the coding sequence ATGACCCTGGCCGAGAACACCCCGCTGCGCGCGCCGCACCCCCGGCCGGACGCCGTCCTGCGGCTTGCCTGCTTCCCGCACGCGGGAGCCGCCGCCGACGCGTTCGCGCCGCTGGCCCGCGCGCTGCCCGACGACGTGGAGGTCCTGACCTTCCAGTACCCCGGCCGCCGCGAACGCCGGTCCGAACCCTGCGCCGCCGACATCACCGACCTCGCGCAGGAGGCCGCGCGCTTCCTCGCCCCGTTCACCGACCGGCCGCTTTCCCTGCTGGGGCACAGCATGGGAGCCCTCGTCGCCTTCGAGACCACGCGGCTGCTCGAACAGCGGGGTGCCGTCGCCCGGCTGTTCGTCTCGGCCGCGCGGCCGCCGAGCGAGGACTGGGGGGAGCAGGACCTCGACACCCTGTCCGACACCGACCTCGTCGCGGAGTTGCGGCGGTTGGGCGGTGTGCCGGAAGCGCTGCTGCGCGAGGAGGACGTGGTCGAGGAGATCCTCCGGCTGCTGCGCGCCGACCACCGGGCGTTGCGCCGCTACGAATGCCCGCCCGACGGCGTGGTGAAGGCGCCCATCACCGTGCTGCTCGCCGACGCGGACCCCAAGAACACCCTCGCGCAGACCCGCGGCTGGGCCCGGCACACCACCCGCGGGTGCGACACCGAGGTGCTCTCCGGCGGCCACTTCGCCCTCACCGGCCGCGACCCCGCCGTGGCCGGACTGCTCTCCGACCGCTTGCGGGACAGGAAGAGCACGCCCGCCGACCTGGTGCGCGAGATCTACCTCGGCGGCGCGCCCGCGCTCACCACCGACCTGACCGCGCTGGAGGAGCGGGCCCGCGCCGTCATGACGCCCACCGCGATCGGCTACGTCCTCGGCGACGCAGGCACGGGGGAGACGGGCAGGCTGAACCGGCGGGCGTACGCGCGGTGGCAGCTGGTGCCGCGGATGCTGCGCGGCGCCGCCCGGCGCGACCTGTCGGTGACCCTGCTCGGACAGCGCCTGCCGTCACCCGTGCTGCTGGCGCCCATCGCGGCCCAGACCGTCGTGCACCCGGACGGCGAGCTGGCCACCGTCAGGGCGGCCGCGGCGGTCGGTGTCCCGTTCGTCCTGTCCACGGGCTCCTCGCACAGCCTGGAGGACGTGGCCGCCGTCGCCGGTCCGGGGCCGAGGTGGTTCCAGCTGTACTGGCCGTCGGACCGGGCCGTGGCCGCCTCCCTGGTGCGGCGCGCCGAGGCGAGCGGCTACTCGGCCATCGTCCTCACCGTCGACGCCCCCGCGTTCGGCTACCGGCCCACCGACCTCGACCAGGGCTACCTGCCGTTCCTGCGGGGCCACGGGATCGCCAACTTCACCTCCGACCCGGCGTTCCGGGCGGGGATGCCCGCCGACGGCGGCGTGCTCCAGCACTGGGCCCGCGTCTTCGCCAACCCCACCCTGGACTGGGATGACCTGCCCTGGCTGCGCACCGCCACCTCGCTGCCCATCCTCCTCAAGGGCGTGCTGCACCCCGCGGACGCCCGCCGGGCGCTCGACCTCGGCGCGGTGGACGGCGTGGTCGTCTCCAACCACGGAGGCCGCCAACTCGACGGCACGGTCGCGGCACTGGACGTGCTGCCCGCCATCCGCGCCGCCGTGGCCCCCGACGTGCCCGTCCTCGTCGACTCCGGCATCCGCACCGGGAGCGACGTCCTCAAAGCCCTCGCGCTGGGCGCGAACGCCATCCTGTACGGCAGGCCCTATCTGCACGGCCTCACCCTGGACGGCGAGGCCGGAGTCGCCCACGTCCTGCGCTGCCTGCTCGCCGACCTCGACCTGGCCATGGCCCTGACGGGCTGCCCGAGCACCGCCGACATCACCCGCGACCTGCTCCTGCCGCGCTCCGAGGGGACATGA